In Bradyrhizobium sp. CCBAU 051011, the following are encoded in one genomic region:
- a CDS encoding alkyl/aryl-sulfatase, with amino-acid sequence MSQPATIETPRESPKEASASVIAQHAATLKALPFSDTRDFDDATRGFVGTVENAKITSPQGRVFWSLEPYGFLSAEQAPLTVDPSLWRQSRLNMHHGLFEVVSGVYQVRGLDIANMTLIEGDSGVIVVDTLTSIEGARAAMELYFQHRGKRPVAAVIFTHTHTDHWGGARGVLDDAMRAGGEVPIIAPNLFMEHAVSENIIAGPAMLRRAQYQFGPFLAKGVRGQVDCGLGKTMAAGAVALVRPTDLIMATGDNRTIDGVEFEFQMAPNSEAPAEMHFFIPRYKLLNLAENCTHNFHNLLPFRGADVRDALAWSKYLGEALQMWGGKADAMCGQHHWPVWGQERIDTMIRQQRDLYKFAHDQTVRLMNHGLTAAEIAETIRLPASLEGAWHGRGYYGHIRHNVKAIYQKYLGWYDANPVNLDPLPPVESGKKYVEYMGGADAILTRARADFAKGEFRFVAQAVSHLVFAEPDNQAARAMLADTFEQLGYASESSTWRNAYLFGAQELRQGMPKAPPRSTMPRETLAALRTEQLWDVLGVRLNGPKAEGQRIVLNWNFTDTNESFILNLENCALTYTAGAQAADADATFTLARGVLDDVIAKLTTFPEAVSAGKIKAAGNPMRLGELMMLMDEFPRMFEIVEPKRTVIS; translated from the coding sequence ATGAGCCAACCAGCCACGATCGAAACACCCCGGGAGTCTCCAAAGGAAGCTTCCGCCTCCGTCATCGCGCAGCACGCGGCGACGCTGAAGGCGCTGCCGTTTTCCGACACGCGCGATTTCGACGACGCGACGCGCGGCTTCGTTGGCACGGTGGAGAACGCAAAGATCACCTCGCCACAGGGCAGGGTGTTCTGGAGCCTCGAGCCTTATGGCTTTCTTTCCGCTGAGCAAGCGCCGCTGACGGTCGATCCCAGCCTGTGGCGGCAGTCGCGGCTCAACATGCATCACGGCCTATTCGAGGTGGTATCAGGCGTCTATCAGGTGCGCGGGCTCGACATCGCCAACATGACGCTGATCGAGGGTGACAGCGGCGTGATTGTGGTTGATACGCTGACCTCGATCGAAGGCGCGCGGGCGGCGATGGAGCTCTATTTCCAGCATCGCGGCAAACGGCCGGTCGCGGCCGTGATCTTCACCCATACCCACACCGACCATTGGGGCGGCGCGCGCGGCGTGCTCGACGATGCAATGCGCGCCGGCGGTGAGGTGCCGATCATTGCGCCCAATCTGTTCATGGAGCATGCGGTCTCCGAAAACATCATCGCCGGCCCGGCCATGCTGCGGCGTGCGCAGTATCAGTTCGGGCCGTTCCTTGCCAAGGGCGTGCGTGGACAGGTCGATTGCGGGCTGGGCAAGACCATGGCGGCGGGGGCGGTCGCGCTGGTGCGTCCGACCGACCTGATCATGGCAACCGGCGACAACCGGACGATCGACGGTGTCGAGTTTGAATTCCAGATGGCGCCGAACAGCGAAGCGCCGGCCGAGATGCATTTCTTCATCCCGCGCTACAAGCTTCTCAACCTTGCGGAAAACTGTACGCATAATTTCCACAATCTGCTGCCGTTCCGCGGCGCCGACGTGCGCGACGCGCTGGCCTGGTCAAAGTATCTCGGCGAAGCCTTGCAGATGTGGGGCGGCAAGGCGGATGCGATGTGCGGCCAGCACCATTGGCCGGTCTGGGGCCAGGAGCGGATCGATACCATGATCCGCCAGCAGCGCGATCTCTACAAGTTCGCACATGACCAGACCGTTCGCCTGATGAACCACGGGCTCACCGCTGCCGAGATCGCGGAGACCATCCGCCTGCCGGCGAGCCTGGAGGGCGCCTGGCACGGCCGCGGCTATTACGGTCACATCAGGCATAACGTGAAGGCAATCTACCAAAAATATCTCGGCTGGTACGACGCCAATCCGGTCAACCTCGATCCTTTGCCGCCGGTCGAGTCAGGCAAGAAATATGTCGAGTATATGGGCGGCGCGGACGCAATCCTGACGCGGGCGCGAGCGGATTTTGCCAAGGGCGAATTCCGCTTCGTCGCGCAAGCCGTGAGCCATCTGGTGTTCGCCGAGCCAGACAATCAGGCGGCGCGGGCGATGCTTGCCGATACCTTCGAACAGCTCGGTTATGCCTCCGAAAGTTCGACTTGGCGCAACGCTTATTTGTTCGGTGCGCAGGAATTGCGGCAGGGCATGCCGAAGGCGCCGCCGCGTTCCACGATGCCGCGCGAAACGCTGGCCGCGCTGCGCACCGAGCAGCTCTGGGACGTGCTCGGCGTTCGTCTGAATGGCCCCAAGGCCGAAGGCCAGCGCATCGTGCTGAACTGGAATTTCACCGATACCAATGAGAGCTTCATTCTCAACCTGGAAAATTGCGCGCTGACTTATACAGCCGGCGCGCAAGCCGCCGACGCCGATGCTACCTTTACCCTGGCACGCGGCGTGCTCGACGACGTGATCGCCAAGCTGACCACGTTCCCCGAAGCGGTCAGCGCCGGCAAGATCAAGGCCGCCGGCAACCCGATGCGTCTCGGCGAGTTGATGATGCTGATGGATGAATTCCCGCGAATGTTCGAGATCGTCGAGCCGAAGCGGACAGTGATCTCCTAG
- a CDS encoding glycosyltransferase family 4 protein — translation MRIAQVAPLTEAVPPKLYGGTERVVHWLTEELVALGHEVTLFASGDSRTSAKLDAAWPKALRLDGSVRDPNALHMVMLERVRQKCDDEEFDFLHFHLDYYPFSLFYRQPTPFLTTLHGRLDLPEHQPVFTTFSKIPVISISNSQRRPVPQANWVRTIHHGLPEDLLTPQQVRPSYLAVLGRIAPEKGVDRAIRIATRCGIPLKIAAKVDRADQEYYDELISPLIKANPLVEFIGEISDREKPDFLSGAIGLLVPIDWPEPFGLVMIEAMACGTPVLAYNRGSVPEIIDPGLTGFVVEDETSAVAVVDRLAALDRAAIRKQFEARFTARRMALDYLAAYRGLVEEAEPRIKLVSSAE, via the coding sequence ATGCGCATCGCGCAGGTCGCCCCGCTGACGGAGGCTGTTCCCCCCAAACTGTACGGCGGCACCGAGCGGGTGGTGCACTGGCTGACTGAAGAACTGGTAGCGTTAGGGCATGAAGTCACGTTGTTCGCCAGCGGCGATTCCCGCACCTCGGCGAAACTCGACGCAGCCTGGCCGAAGGCCTTGCGCCTCGACGGCTCGGTGCGCGACCCCAACGCGCTGCATATGGTGATGCTGGAGCGCGTGCGGCAGAAATGCGACGATGAAGAGTTCGATTTTCTGCACTTTCATCTCGATTACTATCCATTCTCGCTGTTCTACCGGCAGCCGACGCCGTTTTTGACGACGCTGCACGGCCGGCTCGACCTGCCGGAGCATCAGCCGGTGTTCACGACCTTCTCCAAGATCCCGGTGATATCGATTTCCAACTCACAGCGGCGGCCGGTGCCGCAGGCCAATTGGGTGCGCACCATTCACCATGGACTGCCGGAGGATCTGCTGACGCCGCAGCAGGTGAGGCCATCCTATCTCGCCGTGCTCGGGCGCATCGCGCCGGAAAAGGGCGTTGATCGTGCCATCCGGATCGCGACGCGATGCGGTATTCCGCTCAAGATCGCAGCCAAGGTCGACCGCGCCGACCAGGAATATTACGATGAGTTGATCTCCCCGCTGATCAAGGCCAATCCGCTGGTCGAATTTATCGGCGAGATCAGCGACCGTGAGAAACCCGATTTCCTCAGCGGCGCGATCGGCCTCCTTGTCCCGATCGACTGGCCGGAGCCGTTCGGCCTGGTGATGATCGAAGCCATGGCCTGCGGCACGCCGGTCCTTGCCTATAACCGCGGCTCGGTGCCGGAGATCATCGACCCAGGCCTCACCGGCTTCGTCGTGGAAGACGAAACCAGCGCGGTCGCTGTGGTCGACCGTCTCGCTGCGCTGGACCGGGCCGCCATCCGCAAACAGTTCGAAGCACGGTTTACCGCGCGCCGCATGGCGCTGGATTATCTCGCCGCCTATCGCGGCCTGGTGGAAGAAGCGGAGCCGCGGATCAAGCTCGTCAGCAGCGCGGAGTAG